The proteins below are encoded in one region of Clostridium pasteurianum DSM 525 = ATCC 6013:
- a CDS encoding ATP-binding cassette domain-containing protein → MNNLAVCVNDVCKAFKENQVLKNVSINFEKNKIHGLIGRNGSGKTMLLKCICGFVPITSGEIIVNDKRIGKDTDVPKDVGIIIETPGFLPNYNGYKNLKFLASINNIIDKKDIKSVIKRVGLDPESKKWVGKYSLGMRQRLGMAQAIMENPSILLLDEPLNGIDKHGVKDMRELLIKLRDEGKTIILASHSAEDIEMLCDTVSEMDSGVLTVLR, encoded by the coding sequence ATGAATAATTTGGCAGTATGTGTTAATGATGTTTGCAAAGCATTTAAAGAAAATCAGGTTTTAAAAAATGTTTCTATAAATTTTGAGAAAAACAAGATACATGGTTTAATTGGACGAAATGGTTCTGGTAAAACAATGCTTTTAAAATGTATATGTGGTTTTGTACCTATAACTTCTGGCGAAATAATTGTAAATGACAAAAGGATTGGAAAGGATACAGATGTTCCTAAAGATGTAGGGATAATTATAGAAACTCCAGGGTTTTTACCAAATTATAATGGTTATAAAAATCTGAAATTTCTTGCTTCTATTAATAATATTATTGATAAAAAAGATATTAAATCAGTTATAAAGCGAGTTGGACTTGATCCTGAAAGTAAAAAGTGGGTAGGGAAATACTCTCTCGGGATGCGTCAAAGATTAGGTATGGCTCAGGCTATAATGGAGAATCCATCTATTTTACTATTGGATGAACCATTAAACGGCATTGATAAACATGGGGTAAAGGATATGCGTGAATTATTGATTAAACTACGGGATGAAGGGAAAACCATTATACTTGCCAGCCACAGTGCAGAAGACATTGAAATGCTTTGCGATACTGTAAGTGAAATGGATTCAGGGGTACTCACTGTCCTTAGATAA